The DNA sequence TCTGTGAATGATCAGGGCTCAATCGGACGTTCCATGTTGGCGATGAATGCCGGAGAAGAGCTGACGTATGTGTACAGAGTAGCCTATACAGAAGAAGAACGGGATACGGAAGATAACGAGAATTCTTTAGAATAAGCAGGAAAGAGTACCTTTTTGTCGAATTGGGAATACTGTAATAAAGAAGCAGTGCGTGCTTTGTCGGCAATCGCGAGACGCAAAGTCCTTTATTATTCTTTTTGTTTCATGTATAGTAAACGTATAGTAAATTCTTTTAGGGGGAACATTTTTTGAGTAACATCGCTGTCGGCAATATTTTAGAAGGTACCGTGGTAGGAGTTCAATCTTTTGGCGCTTTCGTTAATATCGGAGAAAACAAGCAGGGGCTCGTTCATATCTCGCAAATTGCCTCTTCTTATGTGGAAGATATTAACCAGTTCGTTAAAGTTGGCGACAAAGTACAGGTTAAAGTGCTGGAGATTAAGAGCGACGGTAAGATTTCTTTAACGATGAGAATTCATGAGGAAAAGAAAGAAGACCGCCGTCCGTTTAAGAAGCGTGACGACCACCGGGGTTCGGGCGGACGTTCTAATAGCCCACGCGTTAATAACGCAAAGGAAGATTTCGAAGGCATGATGAAGCGCTGGTTGAAAACAAGCGAAGACAAGATGGGCGATCTGGGCAAGCGCGAGAAAAGACGCTAAACACAAGCCTTCTCTTTACCATGGTAAATCAACCACTCTGACGTATGTTAGGGTGGTTTTCTGTGTGCTTCATAACCAAACTGTACATACGCGAAAGGGGAGTCTATCATGTCGTTATATCATGTACTAGGGGCTAAACAATTTACCCGCCCAATGCTCGATGAAATTTTTGAGAATACCCGCCGAATGGAAGCGGTCGTAGAACAGGGCGGAAGTGATTGCTATAGCAATAAAGTCATGACCACATTATTCTTTGAACCAAGCACCCGTACTCGTCTCTCCTTCGAATCAGCCATGTCGCGCCTTGGCGGCAAGGTAATTGGAACTGAGAATGCGGCACAGTTCTCTTCTACGATTAAAGGTGAAACGCTTGAAGATACGATTCGTGTCGTATCCGGATACAGCGATATAATTGTCATCCGTCACACCGATATTGGCGCTGCACAACGCGCTTCTGAAGTAGCAACGGTTCCGATTCTTAATGCCGGAGATGGAGCAGGAGAGCATCCGACGCAATCTTTGCTGGATTTGTATACGATCGAGAAAGAGCTGGGGCGTCTTGATAATCTGCATATTGTCATGATTGGTGATTTGGCGAATGGACGGACTGTGCACTCCTTATCCTATCTACTAGCAAATTACAAAGATATTCATATTTCATTTACAGCTCCGGAAAATGCACAAATTCCTACGTATGTAAAGAAGTATCTAGATGAAAAAGGGATCTCCTATGAGGAAGAGCATGACCTGACCAAAGTAGCCAAAACAGCAGATGTGCTGTATCAGACCCGCATCCAGAAGGAGCGATTTACCTCGCTTGATGAATATGAAAAAGCGCGTGGCCAATACGTCATTGATCAGGAATTGCTCTCTGTTATGAAGCAGGAGAGTATTATTTTACACCCGCTGCCGCGTGCGGGAGAAATTGCGGTCGAGGTAGATGAAGACCCGCGTGCCGCATACTTTCGTCAGGCGCAGAACGGATTGTATGTCCGCATGGCGCTCATTGATAAGTGCTTCGCATAACCAATACGTAAGAAAAGGGCTTGCTGCGTAATTGCAGTAAGCTTTTTTCTTACATAAATAAAATTCCCCACTCCTGCTAAACATAGGAACAAGAGAAAGGGGAATGACGATGCGAAGACGAATACTTCTGCCGCTTGCAGGAATTCTCTGCGGCGTATTGCTGTTAAGTGATGAGGGTGTATGGCAGAGACGCATTCATCCAAGCACTGGCGTTACCGCAAAAACAGTGCAGGAAAGCGAAGCCGATCGGTGGGATCTCTCTCGTCTCTATCCAACTACAGAAGACTGGCAGAAAGAAATCGAGCAGTTAAAAAAGGAGATTCCGCTGCTTTCCACCTATAAAGGTAAGCTAGGAGATGCCAGCAAACTGCATGCGATGTTGCGCAAGGAGGAAGAGGTAGCTCGGATGCTTGAAAAAGCCTACATCTACGCCCAGCTCGGATTCGATACGGATTCGACAGACCCTGCTGCCCAGCGGCGGGTCGATGAAGCAAGGCAGACAGCACAAAAGCTTTCCTTGACTGTCTCCTATGCGGCACCGGAGCTTATGTCTCTCAGCGATCAGGAACTGGATAGGATGTACGGGAGAGAGAAGGGGCTTCTGCGCTACAAACGCTATATTACTGAGCTGCGCAAGGATAAGAAGCATGTGCTAACAGAGAAGGAAGAGCGGCTTCTTGCGCTGACGGGTGAGGCGATGGGGACGTCTTCTCAAACCTATCGATATTTATTAGATACGGATATGATTTTTCCATCAATTCAAGATAGAGCAGGCAGAACCATTGCTGTCGATCGCACAAGCTATCCGACCCTGTTTACTTCACCTGACCGCGAATTGCGTCGTCGGGCATATGAGTCCGTGTACGGAACCTACAACCAGTACCGTAATACGTTCGCCTCCCTTCTGCAAGGAGAGGTCCGCAAACATGTTGTCTATGCCAAAGCACGCAACTATCCATCAGCTCGTTACGCAGCGCTGCATGGCACAGAGATTCCAGAGCGTGTGTATGATAATCTCATCGCTACAGTGCGCCGACGCCTGCATCTACTGCATCGTTATACGGAAGTAAAGAAGCGCACGCTCAGGCTTTCGACTGTACATAAATACGATCTTTATATGCCGCTGTTCTCTGCGAAGAAGGAGGAATATCCCCTTACCCGCGCCAAAGCCATGGTACGAGAAGGGTTAACTCCGCTTGGTCCGGCATATCAGAAGCGGCTTGATGAGGCATTTGCAAACCGTTCGATGGATGTATACAGCCGCAAGGGAAAGGCAGGGGGAGCATATCAGACCGCCGTCTACGGATATCCGCCATATGTATTGTTGAATTATCGTGGAAGATTGGACGATGTGCTAACGATGGCACATGAGCTGGGACATGCGATGCATTCTGTTTATGCGAACGAAGCGCAGGATTATTTGAATGCCGATTACAGCGTGTTCGCAGCTGAAGTAGCTTCTACTGTTAATGAATCGCTGCTGCTTCGCAGTTGGATTGCGCAGTCAAAACAACCTCAGGAGAAGGCAGCGCTTTTGAACCGTTATTTGGACACCTTTCAAGGCACATTGTTTACCCAGACGTTATTTGCCGAATTTGAGCGGGACATTCATCAAGCCCAGGAGCGAGGGGAGACGTTGAACGCAGACAATCTTTCCCGAAGATATCGCAAGCTGGTCTCGGATTATTACGGACCGCTTCTTACGGTAGATAAGCATGTTGGGATGGAGTGGGCGCGTATTCCGCATTTTTATAAAAATTTCTATGTGTATCAATATGCGACGGGTTTCTCGGCGGCGACGGCACTCGCGGATGCGATGCTTACGGGAGGGGTGAAGGAGCGGGAGCGCTATCTCTCCTTTTTAAAGATCGGAGGAGCAGAACCGCCGCTTCCGGCACTTGCCAAAGCTGGGGTTGATCTTCGTGATCCGCGTGTGATTGAACGAGCGCTTGATGTATTTGAAGCAAATCTAAATGAATTGGAGCAGCTTTCAAAGCAGGTGCAGCGCACAACAGTGGAATAAAGGAATAAAACATAGGCAGGCGCCCATTTTGGGCGGGATGAGGGACATCCGCCTGGAATTCTCATAGTGTAGTAGCATGAAAAACTACTTTGAGAATGTGAGGGAGTCACATGGAAAGCATCGAAAATACTCAGCACTTCGCTATTGCGGAGGAGGCGCAGGGAGCGGATATGTCTGCATATCCCTATCAAGTGCCAACGTATTTTACACAACCGGTTTCCTATCATCCATACCAACACGGATATAATCATGATGAACGCGGCGGGCTCTGGCCCATTATTCCCTTTCTCTTTTTGACACCGTTTCTCTACGGTATTGGCAACCGGCCCAAGTACATTCCGTATCCCCAGCCATATCCGGCGCCGTACCCGTATCCAGCACCCTATCCGTATCCACCGGGACAATATCCATATCCCGGACAGTATCCGCAGCAATATTATGGAGCGAATCGGGAGGAGTAATCTGCCTTATAAAGCAAAGGGACAGAAGCGTATGCTTTTGTCCCTTTGTTGATTCTCTATTCTGTACTTATTGAGTAATTTTGTAATAACTTGGGTAGGTCTTTTCGTATTCGCTAATCTTGTCTTCCTGCATGAGTGTCACGCCAATATCGTCAAGTCCCTGTAGTAAGCATTCGCGGCGGTATGGATTGACGCTAAAGGAAATGTCGAGCCCCTCATCGTCGCTAATCTTGTT is a window from the Aneurinibacillus sp. REN35 genome containing:
- a CDS encoding S1 RNA-binding domain-containing protein, coding for MSNIAVGNILEGTVVGVQSFGAFVNIGENKQGLVHISQIASSYVEDINQFVKVGDKVQVKVLEIKSDGKISLTMRIHEEKKEDRRPFKKRDDHRGSGGRSNSPRVNNAKEDFEGMMKRWLKTSEDKMGDLGKREKRR
- the pepF gene encoding oligoendopeptidase F; amino-acid sequence: MRRRILLPLAGILCGVLLLSDEGVWQRRIHPSTGVTAKTVQESEADRWDLSRLYPTTEDWQKEIEQLKKEIPLLSTYKGKLGDASKLHAMLRKEEEVARMLEKAYIYAQLGFDTDSTDPAAQRRVDEARQTAQKLSLTVSYAAPELMSLSDQELDRMYGREKGLLRYKRYITELRKDKKHVLTEKEERLLALTGEAMGTSSQTYRYLLDTDMIFPSIQDRAGRTIAVDRTSYPTLFTSPDRELRRRAYESVYGTYNQYRNTFASLLQGEVRKHVVYAKARNYPSARYAALHGTEIPERVYDNLIATVRRRLHLLHRYTEVKKRTLRLSTVHKYDLYMPLFSAKKEEYPLTRAKAMVREGLTPLGPAYQKRLDEAFANRSMDVYSRKGKAGGAYQTAVYGYPPYVLLNYRGRLDDVLTMAHELGHAMHSVYANEAQDYLNADYSVFAAEVASTVNESLLLRSWIAQSKQPQEKAALLNRYLDTFQGTLFTQTLFAEFERDIHQAQERGETLNADNLSRRYRKLVSDYYGPLLTVDKHVGMEWARIPHFYKNFYVYQYATGFSAATALADAMLTGGVKERERYLSFLKIGGAEPPLPALAKAGVDLRDPRVIERALDVFEANLNELEQLSKQVQRTTVE
- the pyrB gene encoding aspartate carbamoyltransferase, with the protein product MSLYHVLGAKQFTRPMLDEIFENTRRMEAVVEQGGSDCYSNKVMTTLFFEPSTRTRLSFESAMSRLGGKVIGTENAAQFSSTIKGETLEDTIRVVSGYSDIIVIRHTDIGAAQRASEVATVPILNAGDGAGEHPTQSLLDLYTIEKELGRLDNLHIVMIGDLANGRTVHSLSYLLANYKDIHISFTAPENAQIPTYVKKYLDEKGISYEEEHDLTKVAKTADVLYQTRIQKERFTSLDEYEKARGQYVIDQELLSVMKQESIILHPLPRAGEIAVEVDEDPRAAYFRQAQNGLYVRMALIDKCFA